The nucleotide sequence AGCACCATCAGTTCAAAATAACGAGTTTCTTTTTTATTGAGTTTAAGCCCTTGGGCAAATTTGGTGGCCGTTATACTTTTTAAATTACGTTTTCCTTCCAAAACCATTCTAAAATAACTGCTAGAACCCAGCCCCGCCAAAGCCGCAAAATAACGGTCGGAAAAGTGTGCGGTTGTACTTTTAAGGTGCTCGCGCATCGCCTTTAAATACAGCCGATAATCAACATAACTATAGATATTAACAGGTTTTAACTCCTGCACGTTGCCCATGACCCCTCCCAGAGGTTGTGCACAAATTTTATTTGCCCAATTAATATTGTATGCATTTCTTATTGAAAAACAATGGTTTTTTTATATAGTAAAATCAATAATGTGCACAAATGTGCGCACTATTTTGTAAAAAGAACAACTCTGGGGGATCTACAAACGATAAAGTATGTGTAGGCTAATTAAGGGCTACATTAAAAAGGGAGATTTTATGTCGAACATTAATTTTTACTTGTTAAACGCTTTAGCCAGCACCAACCCCAATATCAACCGTGAATTAAAAACATTATTGGGAAAAGCGGCCGGGAAAAATGAAAACGAAGAAGCGCAGGCCACTATTTTAAGAAATAAAGCTTATATTAAAGAGCTTATCGACCTTTTAAAATTACCGGAATCGCAGCGCAGCTCATTTACCGAAAATACAATGAAGGCCTTATCTAAAAAAGGTCGTTCCGATAAACATTAATAGTCTCCCTCCATAAAGCCCATACCCACGATCCACTTGCCCATATTGGATCGTGGGTTTTTCTTTTGACGCAATAGATTGTCTTTGATACCCAAGACCATGACTAAAAGGACAATCCAAAAAATCCTTCCTCTTCTTTTCACAATTTTGGGCGCTGCTCTTTTAATTAAACTCATTCATGGCTTTGGAATTAACAATCTTTTAAAACTTTATGAACAATTAGGCTGGGAACTGATTCCTATTATTACCATCCCGCTAAGCTGGTTTTCTTTTCAGGCCTACGGCTGGCACGAGGTATTGGCCGGCTTTAAACATCAAATTAAATTCATTGCTCTGTTGCGCATCAAGCTTGCTGGAGAAGCTCTGAATACTGTAACTCCTGTTAGCTTTATGGGAGGCGATCCTCTTAGAATTTATCTTTTAAATAAAGACATCCCCGGTACAGCAGCTACTGCCTCGGTAGTACTAGACCGAACCATTCAAACGGTAGCGGTAGTAATTTTTATTTTACTGGGCCTCATCAGCAGTTTTTTATTTTTAGACTTACCGCCTCAGTGGAAAATTGTTTTCCCGTTAGTAGCCTTTGCCATTACGAGCCTTTTATGGTTTTTTTTACACCGCCAACAGCAAGGTGTTTTTGCGTTTTTATCTCGCGCACTTCATAAGCTAGGCTTTAAAAAGCACATGGCCGATCATATCCAAGAAAAAATTACCGAGCTCGACCAACGTATTACTCAGTTTTACCGAAACGATCGGAAACATTTTTACACCTCAACACTCCATCACGTATTAGCCCGCCTGTGCGGCGTAGTAGAAATTTATGTTATTGCCCAAATGTTGCACATTACCCTTTCATTTAACGAAGCCTTTATTCTGGCCACAGCCAACGTACTGGTAAACTTTGTCTTCGTTTTTATTCCTGGAAGCCTGGGTGTGATGGAAGGAGCCTTTGGCGCCCTTTTTCTTTTAATGGGACACGCACCGGTACAAGGACTTGCCATTCAACTTGTTAGACGATTTCGCACCTTGGTTTGGATTGGGATTGGATTGATCGTATGGAAAGTGCAGGCACTCTCTTCATCTCAGCGTTCTCACTCAAAATAAAAAGATTAAACCCACCAGCTTACAACTGTATAACTTGCTGGAATCATTTAAAAAAATACCAAAAAATTACCTTCACTTTTACCTCATAAGAGCCTAAGATATTCCATCATGAAAAAGATAGGCCTTTTCTTCTTAAACCTGATTAAGCCCTTCTTTACAGCCTACACGGCACGCCGTCCAGATTACGTCAATAAACTTAAAGGGGTGTTTGTTAAAGACCCGTATTTTTCGGGAATGGTGCAAAAGTTTAACTTTTGGCATCGCCTTATTTTTTCTCCCTACTTCAACAAAGTAAACGTCGATCCTATCGAGCTTAATAATCTTAAAAAATTATCGGAAACCGGAACCTTGGTTTATATTATGAAAAACCAGGGGCAACTCGAGTACAGCTATTTTAATCATCTCTTTATTAAAGAAAATATTCCACTGGCCCACTTTGCCAACAGCGCCCACACGCTGTACTGGAGAAAATTTTCAGACTTTAGAACCTCACTTGCTGCCCGTCTCAATTATTATTACGAACGCGGCTTACTAGAAGACCCTCTTAACAGCGGATTTCTGGAATACTTAATTGCCAATGGGAACTCACCGCTTTTAAATTTACGTGTGTCGCGCGAACTGATTTTTGGCAACACAGACGACCCTATTGAATTTATCCCGCCTCTCATTAAAGCCGCCCGCAAAAGCTTGAGGCCGGTTTATTTGGTAACCCAACAATTTTTGTATAGCCGTCATCCCGAAAAAGAAAACAAATCTATTATTGACGCTCTCTTTGGTGAAAAAACAAATCCGGGACGCTTTCGAAAATTTGTAATGTTTTTATTTTTATACCGCAAAAAAGCTACCGTTAAATTTGGAGAAGCTCTTAACTTAAAAGATTTTATTGCCCAAAATCCAGACGATGACGACATCACACTTTCCAGCAAGTTAAAAAATATTTTGATGGAACGCCTTATGGTAGAACGCCGCAGTATTACAGGCCCGGCTTTGGTAAAACGCGAAAAACTTTTAGACAAAATGCTGCGCAATAAAAACTTTAAGGACGATTTAGAAAAATTATGCCTGGAAACGGGGCAAAAACGTGAAGACATAGAAAAGACCGTACACCGCTACTTTATGGAAATAGCGGCCGACTTTAATTACAACTATGTGGACTTTTACTCCGCCGCCATCCATTGGATGACCAAAAACATTTACGACGGCTTAGATATTGATACCGAAGGATTATCGCGCATTAAAAAGATTGCCGGTAAATACCCCATCATTCTTGTTCCCTCGCACAAAAGCCATATCGATTATTTGTTACTCTCCTATATTTTTTATAATTACGATTTAACAATGCCACACATTTGCGCCGGCATTAACCTCAAATTTTGGCCCGTAACTAATTTTGTGCGCCACGGCGGAGGCTTTTATATACGACGTACCATTGGCGGCAATAAAACATATAAATTAGTATTGGAACATTATCTTAAACTGCTCATGCGTGAAGGCTATACCATGGAATTTTTTATTGAAGGCACGCGTTCACGTACCGGCAAACTCTTAAAACCCAAAATGGGTATTTTATCCATGCTCATGCAGGGCTATTTAGACGGAGCCACACCCGATGCTTATTTTGTGCCCATTTCTATTCATTACGAACGCATTATGGAGCAAAAAAGCTACATGAGCGAATTAAAGGGCGCCGAAAAGGAAAAAGAAAACGTGGTGGGTATTATTAAGGCTGGCGATAAATTTAATAAAAAATATGGAAAAGTTTTTATTCGCTTTGCCGAACCCGTATCGCTTAAAAGCTTTTTAGACGAAAAAAATATTTTGCCCGAAAATCAAAACATAGACGAACATCGCCGTGCTGTAGAACAGTTTGCCTATAAAATGACATACGATATCAACCGTGTATCGGTGGTAACATCTACTTCGCTTGTAGCTACGGCGCTTTTGTCGTTTAACGAAAAAGGTATTTTATCGCGTGATTTATTTGATCGTATCCGTCACTTAAAAAATTATCTCGATTACAAAGGTGCCCGTCTTACCGATGTGGTGCGCTTAAACGAAACACGAGCCTATCAAGATGCCTTAAGCAAGCTGTCGATGGAAAAAACAATTTCACATTATCGTGATTTTGAAGAAGAGTTTTATACTTTAGATACCCCCAAGCGCATGATGCTTGATTATCATAAAAATACCGCGCTCCATTTTTATGTGTCGCTCGCATGCGTGTCTAAAATATTAGAAAACGCAACGTCCAATACACTTACCTTAGAAGAAATTAAAAAGAAGTACGAAATGCTCAAAACATTGCTCCGTCACGACTTTACTTTTAGCGAACGCACTACCTTAGAAGAGCATATTTTAAAGGTAATCCGTTTTTATGAACAGGAAAAGCTACTCACCTATAATCCAGATACTACCGAGGTATGCTTTGACAGTTGCCGTTTAACATCTTCATTTTACCTCTTTAGTTCACTTTTAGACGACTTTTTTGAAGCTAGCCTTATTACGCTTACCTACATTAAAAACATGGCATTTGAGCAAATGGATCAAAAGAAATTGGAATTGGATATTCTGGCCAAAGGCCATCTTTTTTACTTAAAAGGAGCGCTTCATTATTCGGAATCGCTTTCTCAATCTAACATTCACAACGCCTTAACGGTATATAAAGACTTAGGCCTGATAAAGGCCGACGATGCAAAATTAGTAAGCCGCAATTACGATGAACAAACAATTATTCAGTGGGAAAATATTTTAAAGGGATTGCTTAAATTAACAGGGGCTAAGAAAACTTTACCTCCTATACAGCAGGAAGTACCATTATTGCCTGAACCAACCACACCCGATCTTCACTAGATTTTTCTTTTCAAGATAAAATTACTCATCAGCCAAGTCTTGCTCAAACTCTACGCAATCGGCTGTTACAAATTCGTTATCGGCACAATCTTCATCAGGCGTGGGAGTTGCTTCCTCGTCGCCATCAGCAGGCAACAAATTATACGGCGTGTCCTCGCCTTGAGAACACGCCGTATGCATAAAAACCACCCCAACAAAAAGGAGAAAAACAAAAATGGAAGAATACTTTTTCATCTATAGTTATTATCGGCAATATTTTAAAAAAGTTGCTTTGGAAACAAAAAAGAGATGACGCAATAAGTCATACTTATCTTGGTGCTTGCCCCAGACCCAAATTTACCATAAAACGGGTAATTGCGGGCGGATGGTGGAATTGGCAGACACGCTGGACTTAGAATCCAGTGAGGCAACTCGTGGGGGTTCAAGTCCCCCTCCGCCCATTTTTACTTACGTCTCCAGCCCCGCCTGTAAGGCGGGTCTGGGGACTTAGTAAAAATGGTCCTTAACCTGAAGGTTAAGGGCCTTTATGCATAACACCGAAAATGAAAAGAACCCTCTCCCTAACCCTTTCCCCAAGGGGGAGGGCGCAAAAATATGAAAGTCCTCACCTCTTCAGCCGATGCCAAAGCCCTCCTTAAAAAAGGCTGTGTTCTTACTATGGGTAACTACGATGGCATTCATCTGGGACATCGGCACATTATTAAAGGTCTTTTAAAAGAAGCCAAAAAGCGCAAACTACCAGCCCTACTGTATACATTTAACCCTCACCCTGTTTCGGTATTAGCACCCAAAGTAGCACCTTCTCTTATCAATACTTTTGACCAAAAAATGGAAATTTTGGAAAAACTGGGGCTTGACTATGTGGTAGCCGAAAAATTTAACAAAAACTTTGCCAAACTATCACCCCAAAAGTTTTTTGATGAAATTTTGGTAAAACGTTTAAAACCACATTTTATTACCGTTGGGTACGATTTTACCTTTGGAGCACGCCGTGCCGGTAATATTGAAAATTTGGAAATATTAAGCTACAAAAACAAAATTGATCTTAAAATTATAGATCCCTGCATGAAGGGAAACACGCTGTCGTCTTCTAGCCTTATCCGTCGCTTTGTAAGTGAAGGCAAAATGCGCGAGGCATCCGAATTACTCACACGTGCCTTTTTTATTGATGGCGAGGTGATCCCGGGGTTTAAGCGCGGGCGGGCCATGGGCATCAAAACAGCCAATGTAAAAACACACAATAAATTGCTGCCACCTCCTGGTGTGTATGTAACACGTACATCAGTAGGCGATCAGCTTTATAAGAGCGTAACCAATATTGGTTTTAATCCCACCTTTCAAAATGCCGAAAGTTCCATCGAAACCCATATTTTAGATTTTAAAAAAGAAATTTACGGACATAATATCCGTATTCATTTTATAGAAAAAATACGCGACGAAAAAACCTTTAGCGATAGCAATGAACTTTTTAAGCAAATTGAAAAGGATATTGCTAAAGCTCAAAAAATTTTAGCAGCCAGCAAACAAGTTTCACTAATTATCTAATATTTATGAAAATCGTCGGCATCATTGGTAATCCCATCAAACATTCGCTGTCGCCCATCATGCATAACGCTGCCTTTGCCGCTAAAAAAATGCCGTATCTCTACATGCCTTTTGAACTTCAAACCGAGGAGCTCGTATCCTTTTTGTCTATTAAAAATTTAAAACAAAAAAACATTGTAGGGCTTAACGTGACCATCCCGCATAAAGAAGCTGTTATTCCCTTCATGCACACCCTTTCGCCCACAGCCAAAGCCATTGGGGCGGTTAATACTATTGTAGTAAAAGGCAGTAAATTGCATGGGCATAATACCGATGCCGCTGGTTACATGATGAGCCTCAAAAAAGAGGCCGGGTTTAACGTAAAAGGTAAAAATGTGGTGGTAGTGGGCGCCGGTGGATCGGCGCGCGCAGTTATTTATGGTGTGCTCAGCGGTAAATGTGCTTCGTTATGTATTGTAAATCGCACGCTTGAAAAAGCCCAACAACTGGCTAAAGAATTTGGACAGTTATTTCCCAAAGTAAGCATTGAAGCCTATGGGTTAAATCTTATTCCTAACCCTGTGTTTAAAAATTGTGATCTGTTGATCAACACCACATCGATGGGGTTAAATGGAACACCCATGACGGTACTTCCTTTGGAACTTTTAAAAAAGAAAGCCCTGGTATCCGACATTGTTTATACTCCTCTCATTACCCCTTTACTTAGTGCAGCTCGTCGGCTAAAACTTAAAGCACATCCAGGATGGGGTATGCTCCTCTATCAAGGGGTTTTAGCCTTTACTTTATGGACAAACAAACAGCCGCCAGTTTCACCGATGAAACAACATTTACAGGCCACACTCTTTTAAAAGAGCTTAAAAGTCACTCGGCCCGCATTGGCTCAAAGCATGCCAAACCTCATGAGGATGAAAAAAAGCTTGTGATTGTCATGTTTGTAGTGGCCCTTTTGGGTATCGTAACCAGCCTGCTTCTCTCGTTTGTTCTGTAATTTTTTCCTATCGCTTCCTTTTTCTTTAAAAAAGTCATTTAAAATTCACTTTATAAATCAATAGCTTATAAAAATTTAAACGCTGACCATTTTGGCATAAGCCTTGCTTTATGAAGTAGGTATGGAATTGTCTTATATCGAAAATTTAACGCCTGAAAGCCGTCGCATCATGGGGCTTGGCACCAAACGCTTGTTAGTTGTGGAGGATGATCCCATATTAATTCGTTTTTGGAAGCGCTTTCAAAGTCATTTGCCATTTTATAAAATGATCATCGAAACTGATCCGCATCAGGCCCTTGAAACTTTAGCCGAAGACGGAGCCGATATTTTGCTTACCGATTTAGCCATGCCAGCCATGTCGGGTTTAGAGCTCATCCGCCGCGCGCTTAAAATTAATGCTACACTTAAAACCGTTTTAACAACGGGCCATATGCCGCAGCTGGTAGATACAGCCATGGAGGATGGGTTTTTACATATTATTCCCAAACCATATAAAAATTTAAAAAACCTCGAAAGCTTCCTCTCGATGCTTGGCGAAAATACAGGTGATATTTCTCAGGTTGAAAAAAGCGAACGTCTGTATGTGTGGAATCTTTGAAGAAGTGAATAGTGAATGGTAAATAGTAGATGGAAAAACTACACATCTTCTATCCATTGACTATCCACTACCCACCATTGACTAGCTCAAGATTAGCGTACTTGGTAAGTAGTTTTTTGATGCCCCCGTTTTGAAAGGCAATGGTAAGCTTTTGGTTTTCGTCTTCGCCCTCGGTAGCACGGATAGTACCAACCCCAAAAACCGCATGACGCACGCGAGCACCACGCTGAAATGGATTTTGGTTATCCTGATTAAAATCGTCGGCACTGCTACTTTGATTAAAGTCGTCATCACGGCCAAATGACCTAAACTCGCGGTCGTCCACATTGGATAAGCGCGATACATCGTAACCTTGTTTAATCAGCAATTCAGAAGGAATTTCCTGCAAAAAACGTGACGGCAAATTAAATTGGCTACTGCCAAACAAACTTCGTTGGGTAGCAAAACTTAAATTTAGTTTTTTCATGGCGCGCGTCATGCCTACGTAACACAAACGACGCTCTTCCTCGAGATCATCATCAGAATTAAGAGAACGATTATGCGGGAAAAGTCCTTCTTCCATACCCACCATAAATACTAATGGAAATTCTAAACCTTTGGCCAAATGCAACGTCATCAGCGTTACATATTCATTCGATTCACCCTGCACATCCACTGCCGATACCAGCATGGCCTGATCTAAAAAACCTTCCAGCGTTGCATCCTCATGCTCGGCCACATATTCCGACACAACGGTCACTAATTCTTCTAGATTTTCAAGACGCGACTCCGATTCTAGAGTTTTTTCATCGGTGAGCATTTTCCAATAACCAGTTTCTTCAAAAAGCGTGGTCATAAAATCGGTAAGCGAGACCGATTGGCGCAAACTATTGAGACGAGCTAGCAGAGTTGCAAATTGCGTAAGCTTATCAAGCGTACCTTTGTTGATTTGCAAGCTGCCATTTTTTATAACTTCTAAAATTGTGTCCCATAATGATGTACCTGCTTGTTGTGCTATACTTTCCAATTTATCTATAGTGGTTTTGCCAATAGCACGGGCCGGTACATTAATAATGCGCTTTAAGGCCATCGAGTCGGCAGGGTTTACCAGCACTTTTAAGTAAGCCAGCATATCTTTAATTTCCATGCGGTCATAAAACTTCATGCCACCAATAATCATGTAGGGAATTTTACGTTTTCTCAGTTCGTCTTCTATAGGGCGAGATTGTGCATTGGTACGGTAAAAAACAGCCATTTCCTGATAACTATATTGGGGTTTATGCTTTTCAATTTCCTGACCTACAAACCGGGCCTCATCTTTTTCGGTAGGGGCCTTAAAAAGACCAATTAATTCGCCATCGCCATTATCGGTCCACAAGGTTTTTCCCATCCTACGTCTATTATTAGCCACCACTCCAGAAGCCGCTTTTAAAATATTTTGAGTAGAACGATAATTTTGTTCTAACTTCACCACAGTTGAGTCGGAAAAATCTTTTTGAAAATCTAAAATATTGCGAATTTCAGCCCCTCTAAATTTGTAAATAGACTGGTCATCATCGCCAACAACGCAAATATTGCGGTGCGCATCAGACAACAAACGGATAAGCTGATATTGGCAAATGTTGGTATCTTGATACTCATCAACATGAATGTATTTGAGCGTATTTTGATAATAGTGCAAAACATCAGGATGATTTTGAAATAATTTTAAAACATTCAGGATAAGATCTCCAAAATCCATAGCCTGATTGGTAAGAAGCTTTTTTTGATAGGCATCATAAACCTTGGCCAATTTTTCACCAAAAAAATCATCATTGTTAGCTGCATATTCCTCTACGCTCCAGCCGTTATTTTTTGAACGATTGATAATTGAGGCCGCCATTTTAGGAGTGAGTATTTTTGGATTATATCCTAATTCCTCCAAACACTGAGAAATAAGTTTGTCCTGATCGGAATCGTCATAAATTGAAAAATCGGGCTTATACCCCAACAGGGAAGCATGACGCCGTAAAATGCGCAGACAAATAGAATGGAAGGTTGATACCCACATGTTGCGCATGGCCCCTTCACCCAAAATTTTTTCGATACGCTCACGCATTTCTCCGGCCGCTTTGTTGGTAAAGGTAACAGCCAAAATATTGTGGGGTGAAATATTTTTTTCTCTTAGCAAATGAGCAATACGAAACGTAAGGACGCGCGTTTTTCCAGAACCGGCGCCGGCCAAAATAAGAAGCGGACCTTCGGTTTGTACAACCGCTTCGCGTTGCTGGGGGTTTAATTGATCGAGCATTATTCTACGGTAACACTTTTGGCCAAATTACGCGGCTGATCCACATCGGTACCACGCAAGTCGGCAATATAATAAGATAACAATTGAAGCGGTATCGACAAAAGAATGGGTGTTAAATACCATACAGTTTTAGGCACATAAAAAAGTTTTTCACATTTTCCTTCAAAACGCTTGTCGCCTTCGGTTACAAAACCAATTACCGAAGCGCCTCTGGCTTTTACCTCTTCAATATTAGAAAGCATTTTGACACACACACGATCGAGCGGAGCCAAAGCCACCACAGGGCTTCCTGGCTCTATTAAAGCAATAGGTCCGTGCTTCATTTCTCCAGCCGAATAACCTTCGGCATGAATATAGGAAATTTCCTTTAATTTTAACGCACCCTCTAAAGCAATGGGGAAGTGAACGCCACGGGCAATGTAATAAAAATCTCGTTTTGAAAAATAACTTTGCGCCATAGCTAACACATCATCTTTGCGCGCCAATATACTTTCCATCAAACGAGGCAAATGCGACAATTTTTTTACTGCATTTTGTAAATACGCTCTGTTAATTTTACGGGCCCTGTAGCCCAAATTAAGAGCTAGCATTAAAAGCACTACTAATTGTGTGGTAAACGCTTTAGTAGAAGCCACACCAATTTCTGGCCCCGCATGTGTATACAGCGTTGCATGGCTTGCGCGTGCTAAACTGGAACCAATAACATTGCAAATGGAAATGGTTTTTACTCCCTTGGAGCGAGCTTCCTCAACACAAGCCA is from bacterium and encodes:
- the aroE gene encoding shikimate dehydrogenase, with amino-acid sequence MKIVGIIGNPIKHSLSPIMHNAAFAAKKMPYLYMPFELQTEELVSFLSIKNLKQKNIVGLNVTIPHKEAVIPFMHTLSPTAKAIGAVNTIVVKGSKLHGHNTDAAGYMMSLKKEAGFNVKGKNVVVVGAGGSARAVIYGVLSGKCASLCIVNRTLEKAQQLAKEFGQLFPKVSIEAYGLNLIPNPVFKNCDLLINTTSMGLNGTPMTVLPLELLKKKALVSDIVYTPLITPLLSAARRLKLKAHPGWGMLLYQGVLAFTLWTNKQPPVSPMKQHLQATLF
- a CDS encoding flippase-like domain-containing protein, which produces MTKRTIQKILPLLFTILGAALLIKLIHGFGINNLLKLYEQLGWELIPIITIPLSWFSFQAYGWHEVLAGFKHQIKFIALLRIKLAGEALNTVTPVSFMGGDPLRIYLLNKDIPGTAATASVVLDRTIQTVAVVIFILLGLISSFLFLDLPPQWKIVFPLVAFAITSLLWFFLHRQQQGVFAFLSRALHKLGFKKHMADHIQEKITELDQRITQFYRNDRKHFYTSTLHHVLARLCGVVEIYVIAQMLHITLSFNEAFILATANVLVNFVFVFIPGSLGVMEGAFGALFLLMGHAPVQGLAIQLVRRFRTLVWIGIGLIVWKVQALSSSQRSHSK
- a CDS encoding response regulator, whose protein sequence is MELSYIENLTPESRRIMGLGTKRLLVVEDDPILIRFWKRFQSHLPFYKMIIETDPHQALETLAEDGADILLTDLAMPAMSGLELIRRALKINATLKTVLTTGHMPQLVDTAMEDGFLHIIPKPYKNLKNLESFLSMLGENTGDISQVEKSERLYVWNL
- a CDS encoding bifunctional riboflavin kinase/FAD synthetase, which codes for MKVLTSSADAKALLKKGCVLTMGNYDGIHLGHRHIIKGLLKEAKKRKLPALLYTFNPHPVSVLAPKVAPSLINTFDQKMEILEKLGLDYVVAEKFNKNFAKLSPQKFFDEILVKRLKPHFITVGYDFTFGARRAGNIENLEILSYKNKIDLKIIDPCMKGNTLSSSSLIRRFVSEGKMREASELLTRAFFIDGEVIPGFKRGRAMGIKTANVKTHNKLLPPPGVYVTRTSVGDQLYKSVTNIGFNPTFQNAESSIETHILDFKKEIYGHNIRIHFIEKIRDEKTFSDSNELFKQIEKDIAKAQKILAASKQVSLII
- the pcrA gene encoding DNA helicase PcrA, translating into MLDQLNPQQREAVVQTEGPLLILAGAGSGKTRVLTFRIAHLLREKNISPHNILAVTFTNKAAGEMRERIEKILGEGAMRNMWVSTFHSICLRILRRHASLLGYKPDFSIYDDSDQDKLISQCLEELGYNPKILTPKMAASIINRSKNNGWSVEEYAANNDDFFGEKLAKVYDAYQKKLLTNQAMDFGDLILNVLKLFQNHPDVLHYYQNTLKYIHVDEYQDTNICQYQLIRLLSDAHRNICVVGDDDQSIYKFRGAEIRNILDFQKDFSDSTVVKLEQNYRSTQNILKAASGVVANNRRRMGKTLWTDNGDGELIGLFKAPTEKDEARFVGQEIEKHKPQYSYQEMAVFYRTNAQSRPIEDELRKRKIPYMIIGGMKFYDRMEIKDMLAYLKVLVNPADSMALKRIINVPARAIGKTTIDKLESIAQQAGTSLWDTILEVIKNGSLQINKGTLDKLTQFATLLARLNSLRQSVSLTDFMTTLFEETGYWKMLTDEKTLESESRLENLEELVTVVSEYVAEHEDATLEGFLDQAMLVSAVDVQGESNEYVTLMTLHLAKGLEFPLVFMVGMEEGLFPHNRSLNSDDDLEEERRLCYVGMTRAMKKLNLSFATQRSLFGSSQFNLPSRFLQEIPSELLIKQGYDVSRLSNVDDREFRSFGRDDDFNQSSSADDFNQDNQNPFQRGARVRHAVFGVGTIRATEGEDENQKLTIAFQNGGIKKLLTKYANLELVNGG
- a CDS encoding 1-acyl-sn-glycerol-3-phosphate acyltransferase, with product MKKIGLFFLNLIKPFFTAYTARRPDYVNKLKGVFVKDPYFSGMVQKFNFWHRLIFSPYFNKVNVDPIELNNLKKLSETGTLVYIMKNQGQLEYSYFNHLFIKENIPLAHFANSAHTLYWRKFSDFRTSLAARLNYYYERGLLEDPLNSGFLEYLIANGNSPLLNLRVSRELIFGNTDDPIEFIPPLIKAARKSLRPVYLVTQQFLYSRHPEKENKSIIDALFGEKTNPGRFRKFVMFLFLYRKKATVKFGEALNLKDFIAQNPDDDDITLSSKLKNILMERLMVERRSITGPALVKREKLLDKMLRNKNFKDDLEKLCLETGQKREDIEKTVHRYFMEIAADFNYNYVDFYSAAIHWMTKNIYDGLDIDTEGLSRIKKIAGKYPIILVPSHKSHIDYLLLSYIFYNYDLTMPHICAGINLKFWPVTNFVRHGGGFYIRRTIGGNKTYKLVLEHYLKLLMREGYTMEFFIEGTRSRTGKLLKPKMGILSMLMQGYLDGATPDAYFVPISIHYERIMEQKSYMSELKGAEKEKENVVGIIKAGDKFNKKYGKVFIRFAEPVSLKSFLDEKNILPENQNIDEHRRAVEQFAYKMTYDINRVSVVTSTSLVATALLSFNEKGILSRDLFDRIRHLKNYLDYKGARLTDVVRLNETRAYQDALSKLSMEKTISHYRDFEEEFYTLDTPKRMMLDYHKNTALHFYVSLACVSKILENATSNTLTLEEIKKKYEMLKTLLRHDFTFSERTTLEEHILKVIRFYEQEKLLTYNPDTTEVCFDSCRLTSSFYLFSSLLDDFFEASLITLTYIKNMAFEQMDQKKLELDILAKGHLFYLKGALHYSESLSQSNIHNALTVYKDLGLIKADDAKLVSRNYDEQTIIQWENILKGLLKLTGAKKTLPPIQQEVPLLPEPTTPDLH